DNA from Hyalangium minutum:
ATGGCCCCCTGCGTCATAGGCGGTGGGTGGTTTCCTCTTCTCACGGGGACATAGGCTCAGCGCCCCTCGCCTCCACTATCCCCCCATGCTCCAGACCGTTCTGCTTGTCCTGCTCACGGCCAGTCCCTCGGGCTCCGATGCCCTCCGCGGCTCTCTGCAGCAGCGCATCATCCAGGTGAAGGGAGCCTCCGTCGCCGTCGTCTACCAAGACCTCGGAGACCTCAAGGACAGCGTCCTCATCGAGGCCGACCGATCCTTCCACGCCGCCAGCACCATGAAGGTCCCTGTCATGGTCGAGTTCTTCCGGCAGGTGGATGCCGGAACGCTCTCGCTCGACCAGCCCATCCCCCTCGTCAACCAGTTCCGCTCCATTGTCGATGGCTCGCCCTACGCGCTGGATCCCAAGGAAGATGAGGACGCCGCCCTTTATGAACAGCTCGGCAAGTCCGTGCCCGCGCGCGAGCTCATCCAGCGGATGATCACCCGCTCGAGCAACCTCGCCACCAACTCCGTCATCGCGCTTGTGGACGCCAAGCGCGCTACGCAGACCCTGCGCACCCTCGGCGCACAGCAGATGACCGTGCTGCGCGGCGTCGAGGACGGCAAGGCCTACCAACAGGGCCTCAACAACACCGCCACCGCCAAGGACCTCGCCACGCTGCTCGCCGCCATCGAGCGGGGCAAGGCCGCCTCCGACCGCTCCACCGAGGCCATGCGCTCCATCCTCCTTGCCCAGGAGCTGAACGAAGAAATCCCCGCCGGCCTGCCCCCAAGCACCCGCGTGGCCCACAAGACGGGGCAGATCTCCGGCGTCCTCCATGACGCGGCCATCATCTACCCCTCCGGCCGCGCACCCTACGTCCTCGTCGTCCTCACCAGCGGCATCCCTGACGAGAAGGTGGCCCGCTCCCTCATCGTGGACATCTCCCGGGCCGTCTACGCTCACGCCACCCGGAGCGCCGCCCCGGCCACCCCGAAACCGTCCGCCCCCACTCCCAAGCCCTGAGCCCGCAGCGGCTCATGTGGGAGAGCAACCCTGCTCATGGGAAGTTGAAGGTCGATTCAGGTTTCATACGCCTCCCCCCTTTCCAGCCCCCCGCTGTTGGGCGTACCCTCCGCGCCGCTTTTCACGGCGGCCGGGCTTTCGCGCCGCCGCACTCACCAGGAGAGATGCACATGCAGCTGAAGGACCTGAAGGTGGTGGTGACGGGCGGTGCCCAAGGCATGGGCGCCCACTTCGCTCAGCGGCTCCACGAGGCCGGCGCCCAGGTGGCCGTGGGTGACATCAGCGAGGAGAAGCTTGCCGCCCTCCCCGCGGGCATCCACCGCCGCCGGCTCGACGTCTCCAACGAGGAGGACTGTATCGCCTTCGTCAGCTGGGCCCACCAGGCCATGGGCGGCCTCAACGGCCTCATCAACAACGCCGGCATCCTCCGCGACGCCCTGCTCGTGAAGAAGGACAAGACCACGGGCCAGGTGAAGAAGCTCAGCACCGCCGACTGGAACGCCGTCATCGGCGTCAACCTCACGGGCGCCACCTTCATGGTGCGCGAGGTGGTCGCCAAGATGGTGGAGACCGAGCAGAAGCCCGGCGTCATCGTCAACATGTCCTCCATCGCCCGCCACGGTAACCGCGGCCAGTCCAACTACGTCTCCGCCAAGGCCGCCCTCGCCGCCAACACCGTCACCTGGTCCAAGGAGTTCGCTCCGTTCGGCATCCGCGTGGGCGCCATCGCCCCCGGAATGATCGAGACGCCCATGACTCAGGGCATGAACCAGAAGGCCCGTGACGCCCTGGTCGCCAACATCCCCGTGGGCCGCATTGGCCTGCCCGAGGACATCTGGGTCGCCGTGAAGTTCGTCCTCGAGTGCGACTACTTCAACGGCCGCACCATCGATGTGGACGGCGGCCTCGCGTTCTAAGGCCGTCTGGGGACGGGGCCATCCCTCGTGCGGCTCCCTCTGGAGCAGCCGGGCAGGCTGGCCCTCGCCTTCCTATCGGTCGATCGGCCGTCTCATGAACCGAGAGACTTCGCCGTCCTCCCGAGAACAAACAATTTTCTCAGATGTCTAAGGATTGACGGGCTTTTTCGACCCACGCCAGTGGTGCAGGTTGCCGGGACAATCCTGAGTTCCTAGTTTATTCGGGAAGGCGCGAGAAGAGGTGCCGGTGTCATGAGAGCTGCGCAGACACATCCGGCGTCACAAGGCAGGACGCCTCCGACACGGCATGCCCTGCAATCTACGAGTGCAGCTCGAGGGACATGGTCGCGCCGGCCTCGAACTCAGGGGCACGACGCAGCTGCTCCAGGACGCGCGGCGCACACCGCACCGTCAGCATGGGCAGAGATCCGCCCGGCTCGCTGATGGCCCGCACGGCCCCTAAGAGCTTGTGTGATTCCAGCCAGCGCATGAAGTCGTCGCGAAAGCGCGCGCTCTCCTGCAGGCCGGCCTGGTAGACGGCCGCCCGGCTTTGCGCCACCTCGCGTGGGGCACGGCTGCGCGGCGCGGGATTCTCCGCCGGCATCACCGTCACATCGATCCACTCGGGTGTGGATGCGTCCTCGCCGCCCTTCCCTGGCAGGGCTCGGACTGAGGGAACTGCGCGCAGGTACATGCTGCCCTTCCCCTGTCCGTTCTGCTTCCGGCTCATGGCCCTTCCTCCCACCAAGCCCGGCGCTCCATTGGCGCCGGCCCTGGTCGCAACCGCGTCAGCGATAGACGGCCAGGCCCTTCCCCGTCTTGTGCAACGACGAGCGCTTGAGCTTGACCGCATTGGCCAGAATCAAATCCCTCACCTCTTGCGCCGTCAAGTCAGGAGCACGGCAACGATACAGTGCCGCAATACCGGCAACATAAGGGGCCGCCATGCTGGTGCCACTCATTCGCTCGTAGAACGCCTGGTTGTTGCACCGACGCTCGGTGCTTGAATAGATGTTAACACCGTAACCCATGACATCGGGGACGGCCCTCTTACCGACCACTCCGCTGGCCGAGAAGCTGGCCACTTTCCTGTCGAAGTCGACTGCACCAATGGCCAGTGCCTCAGGAAAGCCTGCTGGGTAACCAACCGTGTTCGGTCCACTGTTGCCTGCCGCAACAACGGGGAGGACGTTGCTGTCGAGCAGGCGGCGAATCATGGCCTGCAGCGCCCGCAGGTTGAGCCGGTAGTCCGGCTCCGGGATACCTGCCGGGCAGGCAACCGGGAAGCCGAGCGACATGTTGACCACCGCAGGACGTGACGCGTTCTCCGGGCGGGAGAACTGGTGCAGCAGCCACTCCATGCCGGCGGCCACGCGGCCGAGGCTGGTGCGGATCGTCTCCGACTCGATGACCGAGGCGACGTAGAGGTCCACCTCCGGCGCCACGCCGTGGTGCACCCCCGCCGCGATACCCGCGACGTGCGTGCCGTGGCCATCCGGATCGAAACCGCGCACGTCTCGCGCCGGCGTGTGCGGCGAGTTGGGGAACAACGAGACGTAGCGGAACTGCACCACCTTGCTGGCGTGCTCCGGATGATCCGCGTCGATGCCGGTGTCGAGGATGCCCAACATGACACCCGCGCCGCGGATGCCCTGGGCATGAGCCAGGGGCACACCGCACTCGGCGGGCCACTCGCGCTCGGCGAGCGAGGACATGCCGCGGTTGCGCGGGCCCGTCTCACCGGCCACCGGGCCCGGGAAGGACAGCGGCACCACATCCGGGATGAACTCGAAGTCGCGCGCGAGCTCCCCCCGCGCGGCGCGCTCGGCCGTGTCCGAGTAGAAGTGCGCCATCGTCGCGCCGATCAGCGGCATGTACCGGTACGAGCCCGCCTCCGAGCCGGTCAGCTCCTGCACCGGACCGGGGATGGGCGTCGCGGCCACCTTGATGATGTTGCCCTTCTTGCCCTTGCCGCTCTTGCCACCGTTGGGCTTGCTCACCGCCGGCCGCGCGCCGGGCAGCGTCGCCGAGCGCAGCCCGAGCTGCTGCAGCGCCTCGGCCGCACGCTCCGCGCCCGTGAACCTCAGTGCCGTGGAGCGCTGAAGCTGCCGCTCACCCCGCGTTGTCCCCCTCACCCCCACGCGCGCCTGGGACTCAATGCTCTCCTTGGGAACCAATAGATAGGACTTCATGGGAACGTTCACTCCTTACTGGGACTGCGGACTCCTTGGGGACTGCTCGGGGACTGCCACTGCGAGAGGGAACCTTCTGACTGCGTGAGGGAGGAGGAGAGAGGCTCCTCCCGGGGGGTTCATGGAAGCTCCAGCCGTGCCCGGAGCCTCTCGGACACGACAGGAGCAATCGAGGCTTGGGCGGCCTGCTGCACGCTGGCGGTATGCGCGGCCCAGAGCAATTCAACCTGATCCGCAGCCACCTGAGAACCCGCGGGCGCCGCCGGCAGTCCAACACCGAGCAGCTTCAACAGCGACCAGCTCACGTCATCCCGTGGCTGGGGCTGCAGACCGCGAATGGGTTTGATGCGCAGGGTGGCCTCCACATTCAAGCGTCCGTCTCCGAAGTACTCGTTGTACGTCCGAGACGGCTCTTCCGGACGAGGATGATAGGGGTAGGGTCCCACGTCGTCGGCGCCCCGCAGCAGCGCGCGGCGGCAGGCCTCCACCCGCTCGATGGGCGAGAAGTCCTCCAGCGCCTCGCGGTGCAGCGAGAGCCAGAGCGCAGCGGCTCCCGCGACCTGAGGCGTGGCGGTAGACGTGCCCCTGCCCAGCCGGTAGCCCTGGGGGGGCGATGCCCACAGCACATCGGGCGTGGGCGCGCACAGATCCACCTCCGGCCCATCGTTGCCCGACATGCGATCGTTGAACCGGTAACGCTTGAGCGCCTGAGTGATACCGGACACCGCGAGCACCCGGTTGAAGCGCGCCGGGTACACCACGCTCGTCGGCGTCCGCAGCGCGCCGCTGAGCGGGAAGTGGTTGCCGGCGGCCGCGCAGAGCACCACGCCGCGCTCGTAGGCGTGGTTCACCGCGTCCGCCCAGAGCCGGCTGGGCAGCCCGCCCATGCTGATGCTGATCACCTGCGCGCCCTGGCTGACGCAGTGGAGGATGCCCAGCGCCAGCGAGTGCGTGGCCACATGCACCACCGAGGGCGACACGCGCACCGGCAGCACCGAGGCATACGTGGCGAGGCCCTGGTAGTCCTCGTGGTTGGCCGCCAGCAGGCAGAGCGTCGCCGTTCCGTGGCCCGGCTGGTAGCCCAGGCCCGCCTCGAGCGGATCCCTCGCGTCGGGCCGGTGCCTGTCCCACAGGTCCACGCCGGGCAGCAGCCGGTCGGGACCGGGCAGCGCCGGATGCGGCGCCCAGCCGGTGTCCAGGTGACCGATAAGAATGCCCTCCCCGGGCAGACGGCCCGCCTTCTCGAGCAGCCGCAACGCCTGGGGGATGCGGATGGCGCGCAGGTGCCAGTCCCTCGGGAGGTTCTTCCCCGGGGCCTCCTCCAGCTCCGCGGTGGGGTGCACCATCACCGCGTCCGGCTCGGCGTACTCCACCTCGGGTTGTTCCATCAGCGCATGCACCGCACCCCATACGTCGTCCGCGGAGGGGCCCTTCGGCGCCGCGGGAGCCACGCCGCCGCGCATCGCCATGGCCACACCCTGGGGTGCTCCTCCAGGAGCTCGCCCGCCCTTTGACTTCGAGCCGCCGCCTCCCGGGAGCTTCACGGTATGCCAGCGCGCCAGCTCACCGCCCGGCTGCACGAGTGGCAGGTCCGCCGACAGCCGGGTTCCGTGATGCGAGGAGGAAGGCAGCGCGTCCACCAGCGCTCCCAGCGCTCTCACTCCGGCAGAGCGGGCAATGGCCGTGAGCGTGCGGCGCTTCGGTGCACGCGCCATTGCCAGGCGCGCCACTGGAGCGGTCTCTCGCAGCTTCACATGGATCTCGCCGGTGTAGTGCACGCCCGGCGGCATGACGGCCTTCATTTCATCCCCCACTTCGGTCGGCCAGGGGGGCATGGTGGACCGGAACCCGGCTCCCCTGACAAATCATCACGGATTTCCCTTAGTAGACGCCAATCCATGACGTACCGGTCCTTCCGCTCATTCCGGGAACGTCGGGAATCGGCAATCATTTCATTGGGGGTGCGGACAAGTGACCGATGGCGTACAGAAGGGTGTCGGCCAAAGGACCCCTGTGTAGGACAGACGCACAGGATTGGACCTGTGGGGGGTTGGCAGCCCCTGGATGATTTAGCGCCTCGAATTGTTCGTCAGGACCGTGGCATCCGGGTAAGGGGGCTTTCCCCGCCCGCTGGAGAGCTTCCTTGATTCCCTACGTCAATCCGCACTCGCTGAAGGTCGGCCCCATCGAGCCCTTCGGCATCTTCGTCGCGCTGGGCATCTTCCTGGCGGCGCGCATCGTCGTGAAGCAGTCCGCCAAGCAGGGGCTGGACCCGAATCCGATCCACGACTACGCGCCGTGGGGCGTGGGCGCGGGCGTTGTCGCTGGCCACCTCGTCCACCTGCTCTTCTACCACCCCGAGGAGCTCAGCAAGAGCCCGTTCCAGCTCTTCAAGGTGTGGGACGGCCTGTCCTCCTTCGGCGGCCTGCTCGGCGGCGTCATTGCCGCGATCATCTATTTCAAGATCCGGGGCGTGAGCTTCTCCAAGTATGCCGACGCGTTCGCCCTGGGCGTGGCACCCGGATGGGGCGTGGCGCGGCTGGGCTGCTTCGTCGCCCATGACCACCCGGGCAGCCGCACCGACTTCTTCCTCGCCGTGAACTTCCCCGCGGATGTGTACGGCGGCCCCCGGCACGATCTCGGGATGTACGACGCGATTCTCCTGTTCGCCATCACAGGCGTGCTCTTCGCGCTGCGCAACTCCGGGAAGCTCCAGAACCGGCTGCTGCACATGCTCGCCCTGCTCTACGCCCCGGGCCGCTTCTTCTTCGACACGCTGCGCGCCACGGACCTCCGCTATGTGGACGCGCGCTACCTCGGGCTCACCCCCGCTCAGTACGGCTGCATCCTGCTGGTCGTCTACGGCCTCTGGGGGCTCGCCACGAAGCGCGCCTCCGCGCCGGGTTCGGCACCGCCCTCGACCGCCTCGGGCTCGGTCAAGACCGCACGGTAGGTGTCCGAGCCGGGGCTTCGTGAAGGCGTGACTACCAATAGGAGACGGACTTCAGGTCGAACACGTGCTGGAAGCCGTTGCGCTGCAGCAGGCTCACGGCCATCGCGCTGCGGCCTCCGGCGGCGCAGTACACCACCACCTTCGTGTCCGGCGACCCCACCTCGGCGAGCCGCGCCGGCAGCTCCTGCACGGGGATGTTTCGCGCTGGCTCCGGGTGCCCCTGACGGAACTCCTCCGGCGTCCTCACGTCCAGCAACACTGCACCCTCGGCGACGAGCTGCCGGGCCTTCTCTGAGAGCTCTTTCGGTGTCATCGCCCGGGACTGTAGACGCGCGATATCGCCCGTCCAACACTCATAGGCGACATGTACGGGCCAGGTTGGCGTGATCTGTACATCTCCGCCCCCTCTGATGTTGGAGCCTCAACGGTCGTCAGGAGGGCAGTAGATCTCGTCGCACCCGGCGCGCGTCAATTCGCCTGATGCTACCGACTCCCCAGACGAGCCCGCCCCACGCACAGGGCGCGGCGCCGCCATTGGTGCTCACCTGGCCCGCGGCGCTCATTGGGCTCGTGTTCGGTGTGCTGATGACGTACGTGCCCTACGAGTTCCGCGTGGCCTCGTTCCGGCCGCTGTACCCGTACGTGCGGGAGATGGGCATCATCTACCTGGCCAGCAGCCTGGCGATGATGGGGGCTCTGCTCTACCCCCACGCGCCGCGCTGGCTGGACCTCCTCGGCCGCGCGGGGTTCATCCTCACCGCCGCCGTGTACTGGTGGGTGCTCAATGTCCTGACCGGCAGCTTCACCGGCATCCTCTTATACCCGCTGCTCTTCATCGGTCTGGGGCTGGAGGCCTTCCCCTCCTTCCGGCAGCGCCCCGTGTTCCGCAGCTTCGTGGCCCTGATTGGCGTCGGGTTCGGGCTGGCGATGGTCGGCGCGCCCGAGCGCTTTCCCTTCGCCGTCTATGCCCACCTGTCCCCGCTGCTGCGCGCCACGGGCCTGCTCTTCGCCACCGCCGGCGTGGTGGTCCTGCTGCCGCTGGGCCAACGGCGTCCGTGGCTCGCCCGCGCGCTGATGGGCGTGCTCGCCCTGCCGTACGCGATGCTGGCCTGGGCCCTGGGCCGCGGGCAGTTCTGGATGGGCATGGCCGTCTACTTCATCCTCACCCTGGGCTGTGTGGCCGAGGCCGTGGCCTGGCGCCCCCGCGCGCCGCGCACCGTAGGCTGGAAGCTCCTGCGCGGCCTGGCCTTCGCGGGGCTGGTGCCGCTGCTGGCGCTGGGCGCCGTGGCCTCGTTCCTCGCCCAGCGCGCCATCGAGGAGCAGGTGCGCGAGGACACTGTGCGCACCGCCACCGGCGAGGCGGACTTCCTGCGGCGCTACCTGGAGGACGCGCGCGCCTCGCTGCAGGTGCTGCTGGACTCCCCAGGCTTCCGCGCGGCGCTGGCCAGCGGCGAGCCGCTCCAGCTCGAGCCCTACCTGCGCAACCTCATCGAACGCCAGCGGCCTTTCGAGGCCGTCCTTGCTGTCGAGGCGGATGGCTCGCCGCTGGCGTCCTTCACCGCCTCAGGTGCGCCCAGCCCGCTGCTACCGCTCCCGAAGAACCTCTCCGAGCCCTTCCTCACCTCGGGTCCCACCCCTCGAGTCGCCCTGGTGTTGCCTGTCGAGGAGGACGGCCAGCCGAGGACCCTGCTCGTGGGGCTGCTGTCCCTGCAGCAGCTGTCGGAGGCCTCCACCCCCGCCGCGCGCCGCTTCCAGGTGCAGGTGGTGGATCAGCGCAGGATGAAGGTGATCCGGGACTCCACCTCCGAGGTCCCCTTGCTGAGCGCCGCCCGCCTGCCGCCCACCGTGCGTGAGGCCGTAATCCACGAGGGCTCCGCGATGATCGAGGACTTCGACGCGGTGGACCGGCGCATCCTCGGAGCCGTGGCGCCCGTGCCTGGCACCTCCTGGTGCGTGGTCGTCACCCAGGAGCTGGGCGTGGCCTACGCGGGCATCACCCGCGTGAGCGCGGCCGTGGTGGGCATGCTGGTGTTCGGCGTGCTGCTGGCCCTGGCGCTCTCCCAGTTCGTCGCGCGGGACGTCATCCACCGGCTCACCGCGCTGCGCGCCGCCACCGCCGCGCTGGCCGCGGGAGACCTGGACCGGCGCGTCGAGGAGGAGGAGGACGACGAGCTGGGCGAGCTGGCCCGGGGCTTCAACGAGATGGCGGCCCGCACCGGCGCCACCCAGGCGGAGCTGCGCGAGGCCGTCCGCGCGCGAGAGGAGTTCCTCAGCGTGGCCAGCCACGAGCTGCGCACCCCGCTCACCCCACTCAAGGGCTTCGCCAGCCTCACGCTCCAGCGACTGGAGCAGAGCGAGGGTCCGGTGGATCGCGACTGGCTCCTCAAGGCGATGCGCTCCATGTCCCGGCAGACGGATCGGCTGGCGCGGCTGGTGGATGACCTGCTGGACACCGCTCGCATCCAGTCCGGGCGCTTCGACCTGAACTGCAAGCCGGTGGACCTGATGCCCGTGGTGTACGAGGTGCTCGAGCGCTTCGAGGTGCGCGGCTCGGAGGGCCTGCGCTTCCACATGGAGGCACCCTCCGGCCCGCTGGAGGGCGTCTGGGACGCCGCACGCCTGGATCAGGTCATCACCAACCTGCTCAGCAACGCCGTGCGCTACTCACCTCAGGGCGGCACCGTGTCCATCTCGTTCGCGGTGAACCCCTCGCAGGTGGAGCTCCGGGTGAAGGACCAGGGCATCGGCATCCCCGCCGAGAGCCTCCAGCGCCTGTTCCAGCCCTTCTCTCGCGCCTCCAACGCCACGTCACGGCACTTCGGCGGGCTGGGGCTCGGCCTGTTCATCTGCCGGGAGATCGTCGAGCGCCACGGCGGCTCCATCTGGGCGGAGAGCGGGGGCCCGCAGCAGGGCAGCTGCTTCCACGTCCGCCTGCCTCGCCATGCGCCGCAGAGCTCGCTGCCTCCGCCGCCCTCGGCGCCGGTCTCCTCCTCGACGCAAGCGGCCTGAGCGGCGGGCCTCTCAGCCGAACGAGGGGATGATGGGGAGCTGGCCGCGCGGCAGCTCCAGCGTGAAGGTGGAGCCCTCACCGGGGTTGCTGACCACCCGCACCGTGCCACCGAACGCTTCGACGATCTGCCGGGTGATGTAGAGCCCCAGGCCCAGGCCGCCGTAGTGCCGGTCGCTCACCGCGCGCTCGAAGCGCTCGAAGATGCGCTCCAGGTCCTCCTCGGCAATGCCGATGCCGTGGTCCTGCACCGTCAGCCGCGCCCGCTCGCCGTCCTCCTCCACGCGCACCACCACTGGCCGGCCCGCGCCGTACTTCAGCGCGTTGGACAACAGGTTCGTCACCACCTGCTCCACCCGCAGCCGGTCCCAGCGGCCGAACACCGGCTCCGGCGCATGCAGCTCCAGCTCGCAGCCCATCTTCTCCGCCGAGGGCGCGAAGCGCGAGAGCAGCTCCGCCGCCACGGAGGACAGGTCCACCTCCTCCATGTCCAGCCGCAGCCGCCCCGCGCTGATCCGCGCCACGTCCAGCAGGTTGTCCACCAGGTCCGTCAGCTTGCGCACCTGGCGCAGCGCCACGTCCAGCGAGTCGGAGACCTTCTCGGGGCTCAGCTGCGCCCCCTCCGCCATCGCCTCGCCCGCCTGCCGCTGGAGCGCCTGCAGCTTCAGCCGCAGCGGCGTCAGCGGCGTCTTCAGCTCGTGGCTGGCGATGCCGAGGAACTCGTCCCGCAGGTGCACCGCCTCCTGCGCCTCGTGGTACAGCCGCGCGTTGTCCACCGCCGCCACCACCCGCCGCGACAACTCCTCCACCATCTCCAAGTCCTCCGGCCCGTAGCGCCGGCCCGGATCGCACGAGGCGAAGGTGAAGAGCCCCACCGCCTGCCCTCGCGAGCGCATGGGCACCAGCATCACCGAGCGCGCTCCCAGCCGCTCCAGCAGCTTCCGCTGCTCGGCGGTGCGCACCATCTGCTCCAGGTGCTCCGGCAGGAAGTCCGGGTAGAGGCGGGACTCGCCCCGCGCCAGCGCCTGGAAGAGCGCGCTGCCGACCTCATGGGTGGCGGGAAAGTTCGGCGCCTCGCGCAAGTGCTGCTCGCGCTCTGGATTCTGGTGCGCCGCCGCGACCCGCCGGAAGGCGCCGTCCTCCTCCAACATATCCACCAGGCACCACGTGGCCACCGAGCTGGCCGCCAGGTGCGCCACGCCCGCCAGGATGGCATCCGGCTCGGCCCGGACTTCCGCCAGCTCGCGGCTGGCGTCCGACAGGAAGCGCAGCGCCTCCTCGGCCCGGCGGCGCGGCGTCAGATCCTGCACCAGCACCAGAATCCGCTCGGGCGCCTCCAGCCCCAGCGCCGCCAGCACCACCGGCACCCGCGTGCCATCCGCGCGCACGTACTCCGTCTCCAAAGGGCCCGCGCTCCCCAGCCGGCGCAGCGCATCCACCGCCTGCGCACCCGCCGAGGGCGTCTCCGGCGCCGCCAGCGCATCCCACCGCACCTGGCCCGCGTCCACCTGCTCGCGGCTCACGCCCGTCAGGCGCAAGAACGCGTCATTCGCGTCCAGCAGCTGGCCCTCGGAGTCGGTGATCAGCAACGCCGGCAGGGGCACGCGCAGCAACCGCTTCAGCACGTTCCCCTCCGGGACACGGCTCCGCCGGGCGCGGGGTACTGGCGCGCCTGGGGCCGCGTCCGCCTCGGGTGTCTCCGACTCCACCAAGGTGGCCGCTGGGGCTCGATCCAATGCCATTTCAGAAATCCCCCCTAAGGGGCGGCTCATCTTGCTTGACGGATGGCTCGTTCCGGAAGCCACCCTTCCCGAAAAGACAGGGATGCAGGCTTGGCACCCACCCGGGCCGACATGACGCGCAAGAAGGCTTGCGCCTCCTCGTCTGCCGGGCTGACGGGTGTCGCTTGACCCAACTTGTCGTACATGGCTTTTTCAGAGACGTTCGACCGCGCCCCTCCGAGTGGGGGGTCCGCCCTCCGAGGCTTCTTCAGCCATGTCTCCGGCCACACCTGCGTCCAGTCCCAGCGAGCGCCTCTCCCGGCAGATCATCGATGGCCTCAAAGAGGGCGTCTTCCAGACGGATCCGCAAGGGCGCTGGACGTTCCTCAACCCCGCCTGGTCCGAGCTGACGGGCTTCTCCGTCGCGGAGAGCCTGGGGCGCGACGCGCTCGAGTCCGTTCACCCCGAGGACCGGACGCGGGTCCAGGAATCGTTCCAGGCGCTGCTCGCGCACAAAGCGGATCACTCCCGCCACGAGCTGCGCTACCTGCGGCGCGACGGGAGCACGCTCTGGGTGGAGATGGTCACCCGGCCGCTGCAGGGCGAGGACGGCGGCCTGCAGGGGCTGTGCGGCACCCTCACGGACGTGAGCACGCGGCGGCGCACGGAAGAGGCCATGGCCCGCCGCGAGCGCTACCTGAGCGCGCTGGTGGAGATGCAGCAGCGGCTGCTGATGGCCCAGCAGGAGGGAGACCTCTACAAGGACGTGCTGGAGCCCATCGGCCGGGCCGCGGGCGCCAGCCGCGTCTACTTCTTCGAGGTGTTCCGGGGCGAGGCGGGGCAGCAGCTCATGAGCCAGCGCGCCGAGTGGTGCGCTCCCGGCATCAAGCCCGTCTCCGGCAACCCGCGCTACCAGCCGGTGGTGGTGGACCGGGACTTCAAGCGCTGGGGCGAGCTGCTGTCGCGCGGCGAGGTGGTGGCGGGGCGGGTGAAGGACTTCCCCGTCACCGAGCGGGCCATCCTGGAGCCGCAGGGCATCCGCTCCATGCTGGTGCTGCCGCTGCGCATCAACAATTCGTGGGTGGGCTTCATCGGCTTCGACCACTGCGAGTCAGAGCAGGAGTGGGACAAGCTGGAGGTGGATCTGCTCTCGGCGGCGGCGGGCGCGCTCTCGCTGGAGCTGGAGCACCGCCGGTCGGAGAGCGCCCTGCGCGAGCGCGAGACGCGCTACCGGCAGCTGGCCGAGAACGCCTCGGACGTGCAGTACCGCTACAAGCTGGAGCCCCCGCGCGCCTTCCTCTACATCAGCCGCGTGGTGGGAGACCGGCTGGGCTACAGCCCCGAGGAGCACTACGCCAACCCCGAGCTGTGGCGGCAGCTGGTGCACCCCGGTGACTTGCCCGCGCTCGGACAGCTGCTGGAGGCGCCGCACCAGCTGGGCTCCAAGCCGGTGGTGCTGCGCTTCACGGGGCGCAACGGGCGGACGCGGTGGCTGGAGCACACGGTGGCCCCCGTGCTGGACACCACCGGCCGGCCCGTGGTCGTCGAAGGCATCGCCCGCGACATCACCGAGCGGCGTGAAGTCGAAGAGCAGCTCAAGATGTCCGAGGCCAGCTTCCGCATCCTCCTGGAGGGCGTGGCGGACGCGGCGGCCATCCAGCGGGACGGGCGCATCGTCTACGCGAACATGGCCCTGGTGTCCGCGCTGGGGTTCGACCGGCCGGATC
Protein-coding regions in this window:
- a CDS encoding serine hydrolase, which produces MLQTVLLVLLTASPSGSDALRGSLQQRIIQVKGASVAVVYQDLGDLKDSVLIEADRSFHAASTMKVPVMVEFFRQVDAGTLSLDQPIPLVNQFRSIVDGSPYALDPKEDEDAALYEQLGKSVPARELIQRMITRSSNLATNSVIALVDAKRATQTLRTLGAQQMTVLRGVEDGKAYQQGLNNTATAKDLATLLAAIERGKAASDRSTEAMRSILLAQELNEEIPAGLPPSTRVAHKTGQISGVLHDAAIIYPSGRAPYVLVVLTSGIPDEKVARSLIVDISRAVYAHATRSAAPATPKPSAPTPKP
- a CDS encoding SDR family oxidoreductase, which codes for MQLKDLKVVVTGGAQGMGAHFAQRLHEAGAQVAVGDISEEKLAALPAGIHRRRLDVSNEEDCIAFVSWAHQAMGGLNGLINNAGILRDALLVKKDKTTGQVKKLSTADWNAVIGVNLTGATFMVREVVAKMVETEQKPGVIVNMSSIARHGNRGQSNYVSAKAALAANTVTWSKEFAPFGIRVGAIAPGMIETPMTQGMNQKARDALVANIPVGRIGLPEDIWVAVKFVLECDYFNGRTIDVDGGLAF
- the popD gene encoding PopC secretion inhibitor PopD produces the protein MSRKQNGQGKGSMYLRAVPSVRALPGKGGEDASTPEWIDVTVMPAENPAPRSRAPREVAQSRAAVYQAGLQESARFRDDFMRWLESHKLLGAVRAISEPGGSLPMLTVRCAPRVLEQLRRAPEFEAGATMSLELHS
- a CDS encoding S8 family peptidase; amino-acid sequence: MKSYLLVPKESIESQARVGVRGTTRGERQLQRSTALRFTGAERAAEALQQLGLRSATLPGARPAVSKPNGGKSGKGKKGNIIKVAATPIPGPVQELTGSEAGSYRYMPLIGATMAHFYSDTAERAARGELARDFEFIPDVVPLSFPGPVAGETGPRNRGMSSLAEREWPAECGVPLAHAQGIRGAGVMLGILDTGIDADHPEHASKVVQFRYVSLFPNSPHTPARDVRGFDPDGHGTHVAGIAAGVHHGVAPEVDLYVASVIESETIRTSLGRVAAGMEWLLHQFSRPENASRPAVVNMSLGFPVACPAGIPEPDYRLNLRALQAMIRRLLDSNVLPVVAAGNSGPNTVGYPAGFPEALAIGAVDFDRKVASFSASGVVGKRAVPDVMGYGVNIYSSTERRCNNQAFYERMSGTSMAAPYVAGIAALYRCRAPDLTAQEVRDLILANAVKLKRSSLHKTGKGLAVYR
- a CDS encoding S8 family peptidase yields the protein MKAVMPPGVHYTGEIHVKLRETAPVARLAMARAPKRRTLTAIARSAGVRALGALVDALPSSSHHGTRLSADLPLVQPGGELARWHTVKLPGGGGSKSKGGRAPGGAPQGVAMAMRGGVAPAAPKGPSADDVWGAVHALMEQPEVEYAEPDAVMVHPTAELEEAPGKNLPRDWHLRAIRIPQALRLLEKAGRLPGEGILIGHLDTGWAPHPALPGPDRLLPGVDLWDRHRPDARDPLEAGLGYQPGHGTATLCLLAANHEDYQGLATYASVLPVRVSPSVVHVATHSLALGILHCVSQGAQVISISMGGLPSRLWADAVNHAYERGVVLCAAAGNHFPLSGALRTPTSVVYPARFNRVLAVSGITQALKRYRFNDRMSGNDGPEVDLCAPTPDVLWASPPQGYRLGRGTSTATPQVAGAAALWLSLHREALEDFSPIERVEACRRALLRGADDVGPYPYHPRPEEPSRTYNEYFGDGRLNVEATLRIKPIRGLQPQPRDDVSWSLLKLLGVGLPAAPAGSQVAADQVELLWAAHTASVQQAAQASIAPVVSERLRARLELP
- a CDS encoding prolipoprotein diacylglyceryl transferase, with the translated sequence MIPYVNPHSLKVGPIEPFGIFVALGIFLAARIVVKQSAKQGLDPNPIHDYAPWGVGAGVVAGHLVHLLFYHPEELSKSPFQLFKVWDGLSSFGGLLGGVIAAIIYFKIRGVSFSKYADAFALGVAPGWGVARLGCFVAHDHPGSRTDFFLAVNFPADVYGGPRHDLGMYDAILLFAITGVLFALRNSGKLQNRLLHMLALLYAPGRFFFDTLRATDLRYVDARYLGLTPAQYGCILLVVYGLWGLATKRASAPGSAPPSTASGSVKTAR
- a CDS encoding rhodanese-like domain-containing protein; its protein translation is MTPKELSEKARQLVAEGAVLLDVRTPEEFRQGHPEPARNIPVQELPARLAEVGSPDTKVVVYCAAGGRSAMAVSLLQRNGFQHVFDLKSVSYW